The following proteins come from a genomic window of Paenibacillus spongiae:
- a CDS encoding methyl-accepting chemotaxis protein — translation MKSKEKKKVKSKAESMKSVSAFYKSTRNGINISSPMKSVGVKLFFIIFSAILLCVLVVGLSSYSTSKSIIKKKVSEFSTVALGQSTGKLDLMFQNYEDLSMQMMLDKSLQAQMQVVMNSTDEYTKFEAVRKITDSLMMYIMGNQTVASVNLIPLQEGKPTIANGTSIENAQQTDWFKQVVEQDGRVLWIPVQPKGLSNSGAPTFALSRLIKNTSTNEGNFVLALEIHLKQLTSQLEDLNIGEGSKITIIDSDNKIVYDTDLEHVGKPAEVTLPKFDKKKTKDAFEATDNAGEDVLAIYNNFDSMNWRLLGAVPVHELVKDAGRIQGMTWIIAGLAALLAIGIGIFVIRMVAIPLVKLRNLMNEGEQGNLSVRSDFKGKDEIGQLSQSFNQMMTQITELVNQTNQSAQDVLNTAGDLADASKKTAISAKEIAVATEEIANGATSLAVEAEKGSDLTGDMGQQMNQVMSANGQMGSAAMEVEMASQQGTSYMNILIEKTGLTEEMIRSMVEKVDRLKESTRSIRKILDMLNNISKQTNILSLNATIEAARAGTAGKGFMVVADEIRKLADQSRQSIDIVGQITETIQKEIDETVQVLSNAYPIFQEQIGSVKEANQIFLTVQSQMGEFVQRLQSVTESITVLEHSQVVLSEAMGNVSAVAEESSATSEEVASLSNEQTNISEGLVKLSDKLETVSKELKESLSRFRTS, via the coding sequence ATGAAATCGAAAGAAAAGAAAAAAGTCAAATCGAAAGCAGAAAGCATGAAAAGTGTAAGCGCGTTCTACAAGTCGACACGCAATGGGATTAACATAAGCAGTCCCATGAAATCCGTCGGAGTGAAGCTGTTCTTCATTATTTTCTCCGCCATATTGCTGTGTGTGCTTGTTGTAGGTTTATCTTCCTATTCGACGTCGAAATCGATTATTAAGAAAAAGGTTTCGGAATTCAGTACAGTCGCTCTTGGGCAATCGACCGGAAAGCTTGATCTGATGTTTCAGAATTATGAAGACCTGTCCATGCAGATGATGCTGGATAAATCCTTACAGGCTCAGATGCAGGTCGTCATGAACTCAACGGATGAATATACCAAATTCGAAGCTGTACGCAAAATTACGGACAGCCTTATGATGTACATAATGGGTAACCAGACGGTAGCCAGCGTCAATCTGATTCCTCTCCAGGAGGGGAAGCCTACGATCGCGAATGGAACGTCGATCGAGAATGCGCAACAAACCGATTGGTTCAAGCAAGTCGTAGAGCAGGATGGCCGGGTCCTGTGGATCCCTGTTCAGCCCAAAGGATTGAGTAACTCGGGTGCTCCAACATTCGCGCTTTCGCGTCTTATTAAGAACACCTCGACCAACGAAGGCAACTTTGTCCTTGCCTTGGAAATTCATTTGAAGCAGTTAACAAGCCAGCTCGAGGACCTTAATATCGGCGAAGGCAGCAAAATCACGATCATCGATTCGGATAATAAAATTGTTTACGATACAGATCTGGAGCATGTAGGCAAACCTGCCGAGGTAACCCTTCCGAAATTCGATAAGAAGAAGACGAAGGACGCTTTCGAAGCCACCGACAATGCTGGCGAGGACGTACTAGCCATCTATAATAACTTCGATTCGATGAATTGGCGCTTGTTGGGGGCGGTTCCGGTTCACGAGCTGGTGAAGGATGCGGGCAGAATTCAAGGCATGACGTGGATCATAGCCGGTCTTGCAGCGCTTCTGGCTATCGGTATCGGGATCTTCGTCATTCGCATGGTGGCAATACCGCTCGTTAAGCTTCGCAACCTGATGAATGAAGGGGAACAAGGCAACCTGTCGGTACGCTCCGACTTCAAGGGCAAAGACGAGATCGGCCAGTTATCGCAAAGCTTCAATCAAATGATGACTCAGATTACGGAGCTTGTGAATCAAACGAACCAGTCCGCCCAGGATGTGCTTAATACGGCAGGCGATCTGGCGGATGCTTCGAAGAAAACCGCGATATCCGCGAAGGAAATCGCCGTTGCGACGGAAGAGATCGCTAACGGCGCAACAAGTCTGGCGGTTGAAGCGGAGAAGGGAAGCGATTTGACCGGCGATATGGGGCAGCAGATGAATCAAGTAATGAGCGCCAATGGTCAAATGGGTTCGGCAGCGATGGAAGTGGAGATGGCAAGTCAGCAGGGTACGTCCTACATGAATATTCTTATTGAGAAGACGGGACTAACCGAAGAAATGATCCGCTCCATGGTCGAGAAGGTCGACCGTCTGAAAGAAAGCACCCGATCCATCCGCAAAATTCTGGATATGCTGAACAATATTTCGAAGCAGACGAATATACTTTCTCTCAATGCAACGATTGAGGCGGCTCGTGCGGGCACGGCTGGCAAGGGCTTCATGGTAGTCGCCGATGAAATTCGGAAACTAGCCGATCAATCCAGGCAGTCGATTGATATCGTCGGCCAAATTACGGAGACCATTCAAAAAGAGATCGACGAAACCGTCCAAGTATTGTCGAATGCTTACCCGATCTTCCAGGAGCAGATCGGTTCAGTGAAAGAAGCGAACCAAATTTTCTTGACGGTTCAAAGCCAGATGGGCGAGTTCGTGCAGCGTCTGCAATCCGTTACGGAGTCCATTACGGTCCTGGAGCATTCCCAAGTCGTATTGTCTGAAGCGATGGGCAACGTAAGCGCAGTTGCGGAAGAATCGTCTGCAACCTCGGAAGAAGTCGCGTCGCTGAGCAATGAACAAACGAATATCAGTGAAGGACTGGTCAAGCTTTCGGATAAGCTGGAGACGGTATCGAAGGAATTGAAAGAATCGTTGTCGAGGTTCAGAACCTCATAG
- a CDS encoding DUF1292 domain-containing protein: protein MTKDDMQYEEPEIIYIPDEDGNEEEFEVVMKFEVDGSDQKYMMVVPLSESEDDEADEVYAFRYEEDGDDLKLYTIEDEEEWNMVEETFNTLLGEIDEEKD, encoded by the coding sequence ATGACAAAGGACGACATGCAATACGAAGAGCCGGAAATCATCTATATTCCGGATGAGGACGGCAATGAGGAAGAGTTCGAGGTAGTCATGAAGTTTGAGGTAGACGGTTCCGATCAGAAATATATGATGGTCGTTCCGCTTTCGGAATCCGAGGACGATGAAGCCGATGAGGTCTATGCTTTCCGTTATGAAGAGGACGGAGACGACCTGAAGCTTTATACGATCGAAGACGAGGAAGAATGGAATATGGTCGAAGAGACGTTCAATACGCTTCTCGGCGAAATTGACGAGGAGAAAGACTGA
- the mltG gene encoding endolytic transglycosylase MltG, with protein MNYKERQPGEGKPVKKKRNAAPSRAVITLWVIVSILSVMVLIVGGAAFYIWNGLRPTSAGEVKQVELKQGMSPFKFAEVLENEGIIRDSFLFKYYLRLKDEGPRFQAGVYELKPGMDKTAIINKLNAGETLKEETIRFTIPEGYTVEQIADTLSKAGIVDRDSFLKLANSDKTWGDAEAVRSIPKNNKQIKHRLEGYMFPETYELEKGSTPEMIIERMLKELDRKLNTLPENWDDTLADLNIDFHQLMTIASLVEREVVVDEERPIVAGIIYNRLAKKMPLQIDATVQYSLDKPKERLFEKDLLVDSPYNTYQIKGLPPGPIASPSMKSIEAALFPEKTDYLYYVTKKDGSNKHLFARTLKEHNKNIRNSKESSQ; from the coding sequence TTGAATTATAAAGAGAGGCAGCCGGGTGAAGGGAAGCCGGTCAAGAAGAAGCGCAATGCAGCACCGAGTCGAGCGGTCATTACACTATGGGTCATCGTCTCGATCCTTTCCGTCATGGTACTCATCGTAGGCGGTGCTGCATTCTATATTTGGAACGGCTTACGACCGACATCTGCGGGTGAAGTCAAGCAAGTGGAGCTGAAGCAAGGGATGTCGCCGTTCAAGTTTGCCGAAGTTCTCGAGAATGAAGGTATCATTCGCGATTCATTCCTGTTCAAATACTATTTGCGCCTGAAGGATGAAGGACCGCGCTTCCAGGCCGGTGTCTATGAATTGAAACCGGGCATGGATAAGACAGCTATTATAAATAAGCTGAACGCCGGCGAAACGTTGAAGGAAGAAACGATACGCTTCACCATTCCGGAAGGATATACGGTGGAACAGATTGCCGATACACTTAGCAAAGCGGGCATCGTTGACCGCGATTCCTTCCTGAAGCTGGCGAACTCGGATAAGACGTGGGGCGATGCGGAAGCGGTCCGGTCGATTCCGAAGAATAACAAACAAATCAAGCATCGTCTGGAAGGCTACATGTTCCCGGAAACGTATGAATTAGAGAAGGGCAGCACGCCGGAAATGATTATCGAGCGGATGCTGAAGGAGCTGGACCGCAAGCTGAACACGCTTCCTGAGAACTGGGATGATACGCTTGCCGATCTGAACATCGATTTTCATCAGCTCATGACGATCGCCTCGTTGGTGGAACGCGAGGTTGTTGTGGACGAAGAACGGCCGATCGTTGCCGGCATCATCTACAACCGTTTGGCGAAGAAGATGCCGCTGCAAATCGACGCGACCGTTCAATACTCGTTGGACAAGCCCAAGGAGCGTTTGTTTGAGAAAGACCTGCTCGTGGACAGCCCCTACAATACGTATCAAATCAAGGGTCTCCCGCCAGGGCCGATTGCTTCGCCGAGCATGAAATCGATTGAAGCGGCTCTCTTTCCGGAGAAGACGGATTATCTGTATTATGTGACCAAGAAAGACGGCAGCAACAAGCATCTGTTCGCCCGTACACTAAAGGAGCATAATAAAAATATTCGCAATAGCAAAGAATCCTCGCAATAG
- a CDS encoding DUF1292 domain-containing protein, producing MSTVQRITVLQDVFGQEVELIGEDGGTEPFQIVAEFQLGERAYAGLQSARMRKEDEVAFFRIVTSDQSEPELESIEDEDEWESVAEAYDDLLFISDERP from the coding sequence GTGTCTACAGTGCAGCGAATTACCGTCTTGCAGGATGTATTCGGCCAAGAGGTCGAATTAATCGGAGAAGATGGCGGCACGGAACCATTTCAAATCGTCGCTGAGTTTCAGCTTGGAGAACGGGCCTACGCAGGACTGCAATCCGCACGTATGCGCAAGGAAGATGAGGTGGCTTTCTTCCGTATCGTGACCTCGGACCAATCCGAGCCGGAGCTTGAATCCATCGAAGATGAAGATGAATGGGAATCAGTCGCGGAAGCTTACGACGATCTGCTGTTTATAAGCGACGAAAGACCTTAA